From Acidimicrobiales bacterium, the proteins below share one genomic window:
- a CDS encoding FAD-dependent oxidoreductase codes for MPTRIVIIGGGPAGNSCATTAARLGAEVVLIERDIIGGAAHLNDCIPSKAMIATGNARQFLRRSARMGLGEVGSDVDLEHLSLRLRTIENRLESQVRSLLISQRVELIHGTATIIDPHTVRSVSEKGTFDHQADVIVLATGSRPRVPDWAPIDGDRIITTRDAYPPKSLPTHAIVIGSGVTGVEFVHLFESMGCEVTLVVSRQQVLPGKDAEVAAALEEDFLRRGVRLFKGARATGVVRDGDEVVVNCDDGRVARGSHVLLAIGSIPNSDDLGLENAGVTTDGGYVPVDMNLVSNVPHIYAAGDLSGRLPLSSVASMQGRKIAEHAMGASHPQRTRLIDYDKAASAIFTEPEIADVGLAEADAFSEGRKVRVTKVPFASAAKALINDDSRGFVKIVSDPATGVVLGGSIVGRHAAELISVIAIAVTNGLTVSDIHESLLVHPTLAEALSEAAE; via the coding sequence ATGCCAACTCGAATCGTGATCATCGGCGGCGGTCCCGCCGGAAACTCCTGCGCCACCACCGCGGCCCGCCTCGGTGCCGAGGTGGTGCTGATCGAGCGCGACATCATCGGCGGCGCCGCCCACCTCAACGACTGCATCCCGTCGAAGGCGATGATCGCCACCGGCAACGCCCGACAGTTCCTGCGTCGTTCGGCTCGCATGGGTCTCGGTGAGGTCGGGTCCGACGTCGACCTCGAACACCTGTCCCTGCGCCTGCGCACGATCGAGAACCGTCTCGAATCCCAGGTGCGTTCGCTGCTCATCAGTCAGCGCGTGGAGCTGATCCACGGCACGGCCACGATCATCGATCCCCACACCGTGCGGTCGGTCAGCGAGAAGGGCACGTTCGACCACCAGGCCGACGTGATCGTGCTGGCCACCGGGAGCCGTCCGCGTGTTCCCGATTGGGCGCCGATCGACGGCGACCGGATCATCACCACCCGCGACGCCTATCCCCCCAAGTCGTTGCCGACCCATGCGATCGTCATCGGGTCCGGCGTCACGGGTGTGGAGTTCGTGCACCTGTTCGAGTCGATGGGTTGCGAGGTCACGCTCGTGGTCAGCCGCCAGCAGGTGCTCCCGGGCAAGGACGCCGAGGTCGCCGCCGCGCTGGAAGAGGACTTCCTGCGGCGCGGCGTACGGCTGTTCAAGGGTGCTCGGGCCACCGGTGTCGTCCGCGACGGCGACGAGGTGGTCGTGAACTGCGACGACGGCCGGGTCGCCCGCGGCTCCCACGTGCTGCTCGCGATCGGGTCGATTCCCAACAGCGACGACCTCGGGCTGGAGAACGCAGGTGTGACCACCGATGGCGGTTATGTCCCGGTCGACATGAACCTCGTGTCCAACGTGCCCCACATCTACGCCGCCGGCGACCTGTCGGGACGGTTGCCGCTGTCGTCGGTGGCGTCGATGCAGGGCCGCAAGATCGCCGAACACGCGATGGGCGCGTCGCACCCGCAGCGCACCCGATTGATCGACTACGACAAGGCGGCCTCGGCGATCTTCACCGAACCCGAGATCGCCGACGTGGGTCTGGCCGAAGCCGACGCGTTCTCCGAGGGCCGCAAGGTCCGGGTCACCAAGGTGCCGTTCGCGTCGGCGGCGAAGGCTCTCATCAACGACGATTCGCGGGGCTTCGTGAAGATCGTCTCCGACCCGGCCACCGGCGTCGTGCTCGGCGGGTCGATCGTTGGTCGGCACGCCGCCGAGTTGATCTCGGTGATCGCCATCGCCGTCACCAACGGCCTCACCGTGAGCGACATCCACGAGAGCCTGCTGGTGCACCCCACCCTCGCCGAAGCCCTCTCCGAAGCCGCCGAATAG